One Mesorhizobium sp. J428 DNA segment encodes these proteins:
- a CDS encoding peptidoglycan DD-metalloendopeptidase family protein: MSQSRQSTIFGKRKEPHTVIIARGDQIRHFTVRPWMAAVAGSALAAVAVGYLLATSYLVLRDDLIGATVARQARMQQAYEDRISSLRAQVDRITSRQLLDQQMMEEKVGELISRQQELAARQAKIGPLLDSAGDLKTSNDNTVPTPAPRPDVRAGLDATTHATLAGFLPDLRGGSANFSAADNADRLFVSINQSLRSIEADQMDRLKSMTEKAYRTADAISNALEGAGLSIAKGYGTSSVGGPLVPLDQSMQFDAVVDELDEALTALDTVKEKARQLPISNPAPGKQVSSTFGVRKDPLLGTPALHAGMDFRATTGSSVRASGAGTVVTAGWNGGYGRMVEIDHGKGLTTRYAHMSKILVAVGDKIEAGEIVGRVGSTGRSTGPHLHYEVRRDGKPLNPLTFIKAGKAIAGLI; the protein is encoded by the coding sequence GTGAGCCAGTCCCGTCAGTCTACGATTTTCGGCAAACGCAAGGAGCCGCACACCGTCATCATCGCCAGAGGCGATCAAATCCGTCACTTCACCGTCCGCCCATGGATGGCCGCCGTGGCGGGGTCGGCGCTCGCGGCGGTCGCCGTCGGATATCTCCTGGCGACGTCGTATCTCGTCCTGCGCGACGACCTGATCGGTGCGACGGTTGCGCGGCAGGCGCGCATGCAGCAGGCCTACGAGGACCGCATATCCTCCCTGCGCGCCCAGGTCGACCGCATCACCAGCCGTCAGCTCCTGGACCAGCAGATGATGGAGGAGAAGGTCGGCGAACTGATTTCCCGCCAGCAGGAGCTGGCCGCGCGCCAAGCCAAGATCGGACCGCTGCTCGATAGCGCGGGAGACCTGAAGACTTCCAATGACAACACTGTTCCGACGCCCGCGCCGCGGCCGGACGTCCGCGCCGGCCTCGATGCAACGACCCATGCGACGCTCGCAGGCTTCCTGCCCGACCTACGCGGCGGCAGCGCGAATTTCTCGGCCGCCGACAATGCCGATCGCCTTTTCGTCTCGATCAACCAGTCGCTGCGCTCGATCGAGGCCGATCAGATGGATCGCCTGAAGTCGATGACCGAAAAGGCCTACCGGACAGCCGACGCCATTTCCAATGCGCTGGAGGGTGCTGGCCTTTCGATCGCCAAGGGCTACGGGACGAGTTCGGTCGGCGGTCCGCTTGTCCCGCTCGACCAGAGCATGCAGTTCGACGCGGTGGTCGACGAGCTTGACGAGGCCCTCACGGCACTCGACACGGTCAAGGAGAAGGCACGCCAGCTGCCGATATCGAATCCGGCGCCCGGCAAGCAGGTGTCGAGCACCTTTGGCGTCCGCAAGGATCCGCTGCTCGGAACCCCTGCCCTGCACGCCGGAATGGACTTTCGCGCAACGACGGGCTCGAGCGTGCGCGCCTCGGGGGCCGGCACCGTCGTTACCGCCGGCTGGAACGGGGGCTACGGGCGCATGGTCGAGATCGACCATGGCAAGGGCCTCACGACCCGCTACGCCCATATGAGCAAGATACTCGTTGCCGTCGGTGACAAGATCGAGGCCGGAGAGATCGTCGGCCGGGTCGGCAGCACGGGCCGTTCGACTGGTCCGCATCTGCATTACGAGGTCCGCCGCGACGGCAAGCCGCTCAATCCCCTGACGTTTATCAAGGCCGGCAAGGCAATCGCCGGTCTGATCTGA
- the prfB gene encoding peptide chain release factor 2 (programmed frameshift), whose amino-acid sequence MRAETEKRVDEIRQAISLLRRHFDWDQAIKRLDYLNNRAEDGELWNNPAEAQALMRERQGLDDGIRAVRELTSKLEDNIELIKMGEEEGDEAIIQEAEAAIQAMSGEVRARQIETMLSGEADANDTYLEIHAGAGGTESQDWASMLLRMYTRWAERRGFKVEFLEDHDGEEAGIKSATVLIKGHNAYGWLKTESGVHRLVRISPYDSNARRHTSFASVWVYPVIDDSIDIEVTEADVRIDTYRASGSGGQHVNTTDSAVRITHIATGIAVACQAERSQHKNKAKAWEMLRSRLYEEELKKREAVANASEASKSDIGWGHQIRSYVLQPYQLVKDLRTGMESTSPSDVLDGDIDEFMEASLAQKISGSPGEAVADIE is encoded by the exons ATGCGCGCAGAAACCGAGAAACGAGTCGACGAAATCAGGCAGGCCATAAGCCTGCTGAGGAGGCAT TTTGACTGGGATCAGGCAATCAAGAGGCTCGATTACCTGAACAACCGTGCCGAGGACGGCGAACTCTGGAACAATCCGGCGGAAGCCCAGGCCCTGATGCGTGAGCGCCAGGGGCTGGATGACGGCATCCGCGCCGTCCGCGAACTCACCAGCAAGCTCGAAGACAATATCGAGCTGATCAAGATGGGTGAGGAAGAGGGCGACGAAGCCATCATCCAGGAGGCCGAGGCGGCGATCCAGGCCATGTCGGGCGAGGTGCGCGCGCGCCAGATCGAGACGATGCTGTCCGGCGAGGCTGACGCCAACGACACCTACCTCGAAATCCACGCCGGCGCCGGCGGCACCGAAAGCCAGGACTGGGCGTCGATGCTGCTGCGCATGTATACGCGCTGGGCCGAGCGGCGCGGGTTCAAGGTCGAGTTCCTTGAGGATCATGACGGCGAAGAGGCCGGCATCAAGTCTGCGACCGTGCTCATCAAGGGCCATAACGCCTATGGCTGGCTGAAGACGGAATCGGGCGTCCATCGCCTTGTCCGCATCAGCCCCTACGATTCGAACGCGCGGCGGCACACCTCGTTCGCCAGCGTCTGGGTCTATCCGGTGATCGATGATTCGATCGATATCGAAGTGACCGAAGCGGATGTCCGGATCGACACCTATCGCGCGTCGGGCTCCGGCGGCCAGCACGTCAACACGACCGATTCGGCGGTGCGCATCACGCATATCGCAACGGGCATCGCGGTCGCCTGCCAGGCCGAGCGTTCGCAGCACAAGAACAAGGCTAAGGCCTGGGAGATGCTGCGCTCGCGCCTTTATGAGGAAGAGCTGAAGAAACGGGAGGCTGTCGCGAATGCGTCGGAAGCTTCCAAGTCGGACATCGGCTGGGGGCACCAGATCCGTTCGTATGTCCTGCAGCCCTACCAGCTCGTGAAGGATCTGCGGACCGGCATGGAGAGCACGAGTCCCTCTGACGTGCTCGACGGCGACATTGACGAGTTCATGGAAGCCTCGCTGGCCCAGAAGATCTCCGGAAGCCCCGGCGAAGCGGTTGCGGATATCGAGTAG
- a CDS encoding penicillin-binding protein 1A, which yields MIRLIGYFFGIGVALALLVAGGVAVYLSQVTKDLPDYEVLANYEPPVTTRVHASDGALMAEFARERRLYLPIQAVPDRVKAAFLSAEDKNFYQHPGVDVTGLFRAVVTNIKNAGSGRRPVGASTITQQVAKNFLLDSTQSYDRKIREMILSFRIEQAYSKDRIFELYLNEIFFGLNAYGIAGAALTYFDKSVNELTVAESAYLAALPKGPSNYHPFRHTDRAIERRNWVIDQMVENGYVSKEEGEKAKATGLDVKPRRNGTYLFAGEYFTEEVRREIIARYGETALYEGGLSVRATIDPKMQVEARQALHNGLIKFDTLRGYRGPEKKIELGADWGVPLGELKALYDVPEWRLAVVLDSDSSGLRLGLQPGREVSGDLSKEREEISLSVEDMGWAMRHVVNGQRVKAKSPADVLVPGDVVYVEKDQAKGNWILRQRPAVEGALVAMDPHTGRVLAMAGGFSFASSEFNRATQAMRQPGSSFKPFVYAAALDNGYTPASVVLDAPITITQGNQVWTPKNYGGESAGPSTLRAGIERSRNLMTVRLANDMGMKLVVEYAERFGIYDNLAPYLPMALGAGETTVMRMVTAYAIIANGGKEVKPSLIDRIQDRYGKSVFKHDTRSCEGCVATSWQDQPEPEIVDNSEQVLDPMTAYQITSMMEGVVKRGTAVILSDLGHPIAGKTGTTNEEKDAWFVGFTPDLVVGVFMGYDNPVPMGKGSTGGGLAAPIFKEFMQVVLKDQRPVDFRVPEGMKLIAVNRKTGMRAGKGDPGAIIEAFKPGTGPADTYWVIGSDMAAGSAEEISPSANRAIQTGGGGLY from the coding sequence ATGATTCGCCTGATCGGATATTTCTTCGGCATCGGCGTTGCTCTGGCCCTGCTCGTGGCCGGCGGCGTTGCGGTGTACCTGTCGCAGGTAACGAAGGACCTTCCCGACTACGAGGTGCTGGCCAACTACGAGCCGCCGGTCACCACCCGGGTGCACGCCTCCGACGGCGCCCTGATGGCGGAGTTCGCGCGGGAGCGGCGGCTCTATCTGCCGATCCAGGCCGTTCCCGATCGCGTCAAGGCGGCTTTCCTCTCGGCCGAGGACAAGAATTTCTACCAGCATCCGGGCGTCGACGTGACCGGCCTGTTCCGCGCCGTCGTCACCAACATCAAGAACGCCGGCTCCGGCCGCCGTCCGGTCGGCGCGTCGACCATCACGCAGCAGGTCGCCAAGAACTTCCTGCTCGATTCGACGCAGAGCTACGACCGCAAGATCCGCGAGATGATCCTCTCGTTCCGCATCGAGCAGGCCTATTCGAAGGACCGCATCTTTGAGCTTTATCTCAATGAGATCTTCTTCGGCCTGAATGCCTATGGCATCGCTGGCGCTGCACTCACCTATTTCGACAAGTCGGTGAACGAGCTGACCGTCGCTGAATCGGCCTATCTCGCGGCCTTGCCGAAGGGGCCGTCCAATTACCATCCGTTCCGCCACACGGACCGCGCCATCGAGCGTCGCAACTGGGTGATCGACCAGATGGTCGAGAACGGCTACGTGTCGAAGGAAGAGGGTGAGAAGGCGAAGGCGACCGGGCTGGACGTCAAGCCGCGCCGCAACGGCACCTATTTGTTCGCCGGCGAGTATTTCACCGAGGAAGTGCGCCGCGAGATCATCGCCCGCTACGGCGAGACGGCCCTCTACGAGGGCGGCCTGTCGGTGCGTGCGACCATCGATCCGAAGATGCAGGTCGAGGCGCGCCAGGCGCTGCACAACGGCCTGATCAAGTTCGACACGTTGCGCGGCTATCGCGGGCCGGAGAAGAAGATCGAACTCGGCGCCGACTGGGGTGTGCCGTTGGGCGAGCTCAAGGCGCTCTACGACGTGCCTGAGTGGCGTTTGGCGGTGGTGCTCGATTCCGACTCGTCGGGCCTCCGGCTGGGCCTGCAGCCTGGCCGCGAAGTGTCGGGCGACCTGTCGAAGGAGCGCGAGGAAATCAGCCTGTCCGTGGAGGACATGGGCTGGGCGATGCGCCATGTCGTGAACGGCCAGCGCGTGAAGGCGAAGTCGCCCGCGGACGTCCTGGTGCCGGGCGACGTCGTCTATGTCGAGAAGGATCAGGCGAAGGGCAACTGGATCCTGCGGCAGCGGCCGGCGGTCGAAGGCGCGCTCGTCGCGATGGACCCGCACACCGGCCGCGTGCTCGCCATGGCCGGCGGCTTCTCGTTCGCGTCGTCGGAATTCAACCGCGCGACGCAGGCGATGCGCCAGCCCGGCTCCTCGTTCAAGCCGTTCGTCTATGCGGCGGCACTGGACAATGGCTACACGCCGGCCTCAGTCGTGCTCGACGCGCCGATCACCATCACGCAAGGCAACCAGGTCTGGACGCCGAAGAACTACGGCGGCGAATCGGCGGGACCCTCCACTCTGCGCGCCGGCATCGAGCGCTCGCGAAACCTGATGACGGTCCGCCTTGCCAACGACATGGGCATGAAGCTCGTTGTCGAATATGCGGAGCGGTTCGGCATCTACGACAATCTGGCGCCCTATCTGCCGATGGCGCTGGGCGCGGGCGAAACCACGGTCATGCGTATGGTCACGGCCTATGCGATTATCGCCAACGGCGGCAAGGAAGTGAAGCCGTCGCTGATCGACCGTATCCAGGACCGCTACGGCAAGTCGGTCTTCAAGCACGACACGCGCTCGTGCGAAGGCTGCGTGGCAACGAGTTGGCAGGATCAGCCGGAGCCGGAGATCGTCGACAATTCCGAGCAGGTGCTCGATCCGATGACCGCCTACCAAATCACCTCGATGATGGAAGGCGTCGTCAAGCGCGGCACCGCCGTGATCCTGTCCGACCTCGGCCATCCGATCGCCGGCAAGACGGGCACGACCAACGAGGAAAAGGATGCCTGGTTCGTGGGCTTCACGCCGGACCTCGTCGTGGGCGTGTTCATGGGCTACGACAATCCCGTCCCGATGGGCAAAGGCTCGACGGGCGGCGGCCTCGCGGCGCCGATCTTCAAGGAGTTCATGCAGGTCGTGCTCAAGGACCAGCGCCCGGTCGACTTCCGCGTGCCGGAGGGCATGAAGCTCATCGCGGTCAACCGCAAGACCGGCATGCGCGCCGGCAAGGGTGATCCCGGCGCGATCATCGAGGCCTTCAAGCCCGGCACCGGCCCGGCCGACACCTATTGGGTGATCGGCTCCGACATGGCGGCGGGCTCGGCCGAGGAGATTTCCCCGTCGGCGAACCGCGCGATCCAGACCGGCGGTGGCGGCCTCTACTGA
- a CDS encoding N-acetylmuramoyl-L-alanine amidase: protein MDIVAASEQDFEQALLLQADKTGSTAAPKDDRLGEPEKMVAPKRFTIVLDAGHGGIDGGAAGLTGTVEKDITLAFANELKQKLEQEGRYNIVMTREKDEFLRLDERVRIARQAAADLFISVHADTIRAQGVNGATVYTVSDRASDEDARALAERENLADQVAGIAVSDENRDVADILTDLVRRETHSFSLRFARTLVGELSTQIEMIKNPHRSAGFRVLRAPDVPSVLVELGYLSDAGDEMRLKDPEWRKKAIGSICGAIGAFAGDRAGAGG, encoded by the coding sequence GTGGACATTGTGGCCGCGAGCGAGCAGGATTTTGAGCAGGCCCTGCTTCTCCAGGCCGACAAGACCGGTTCGACCGCGGCGCCGAAAGACGACCGTCTGGGAGAGCCGGAAAAGATGGTCGCTCCGAAACGCTTCACCATCGTGCTCGACGCCGGCCATGGCGGCATCGACGGCGGGGCCGCCGGCCTGACGGGCACCGTCGAGAAGGACATCACGCTCGCCTTCGCGAATGAGCTGAAGCAGAAGCTCGAGCAGGAAGGCCGCTACAACATCGTGATGACCCGCGAGAAGGACGAGTTCCTGCGCCTAGACGAGCGTGTACGGATCGCGCGGCAGGCAGCGGCAGACCTGTTCATCTCCGTTCATGCGGATACGATCCGCGCACAGGGGGTGAACGGTGCGACGGTCTACACGGTGTCGGACCGTGCCTCCGACGAGGACGCGCGCGCGCTTGCGGAGCGCGAGAACCTCGCCGACCAGGTGGCCGGAATCGCCGTCTCGGACGAGAACCGCGACGTGGCGGACATCCTGACCGACCTGGTGCGGCGCGAGACCCATTCGTTCTCGCTCAGATTTGCGCGTACGCTGGTTGGGGAACTGTCGACGCAGATCGAAATGATCAAGAACCCCCATCGCTCGGCCGGCTTCCGTGTCCTGCGCGCTCCCGACGTCCCGTCCGTGCTTGTCGAACTCGGCTATCTGTCCGACGCCGGAGACGAGATGCGGCTCAAGGATCCGGAGTGGCGCAAGAAGGCGATCGGCAGTATCTGCGGCGCGATTGGTGCGTTCGCGGGCGATCGGGCCGGGGCGGGAGGATGA
- a CDS encoding AMIN domain-containing protein: MKKIKEVSSAAVGASVAIFVACMVRECWQRRRAAPGIEVTHGCFYGLAGAMATLISTPAKRCRRRFPAKASGNAWLTKCRYQSLTNAWTQQLCRQANRPERGEARLSSLRGRLSSLSKGFGRLLACVLTVLACLSLSGAPASAEEKAGDLLRATQFTMAGDATRVRLLVHFDREPLVRWFLLRAPHRLVIDLPEAAFVIEPDSLKPRGLVREVRCGHLDAGRSRMIVGGKGPFKVEAFDVLKNETSEGAQARRGHCGRERAGF, encoded by the coding sequence TTGAAGAAAATCAAGGAAGTCTCTTCTGCCGCTGTCGGAGCATCGGTCGCGATCTTCGTAGCCTGCATGGTGAGGGAATGCTGGCAACGCCGCCGCGCGGCTCCGGGCATTGAAGTGACCCATGGTTGCTTTTATGGTCTGGCAGGGGCGATGGCAACCCTGATTTCCACGCCGGCAAAGCGATGCCGGCGACGGTTTCCCGCAAAGGCCTCCGGCAATGCTTGGTTAACCAAATGCCGCTACCAATCATTAACGAACGCATGGACGCAACAGTTATGTAGGCAGGCCAACCGGCCGGAACGAGGGGAAGCGCGTTTGTCCAGTCTGCGAGGCCGTCTTTCGTCGCTTTCGAAGGGGTTCGGACGCCTGCTGGCATGCGTTCTGACGGTTCTCGCATGCCTGTCGCTCTCCGGCGCACCTGCTTCGGCCGAAGAAAAGGCCGGCGATCTCCTGCGCGCGACGCAGTTTACGATGGCGGGCGATGCGACGCGCGTGCGGCTGCTGGTTCATTTCGACCGCGAGCCGCTCGTGCGGTGGTTCCTGCTACGGGCGCCGCATCGTCTCGTGATCGACCTGCCGGAGGCGGCGTTTGTGATCGAGCCGGATTCGTTGAAGCCGCGCGGCCTGGTGCGGGAAGTAAGGTGCGGCCATCTCGACGCCGGCCGTTCCCGCATGATTGTCGGCGGGAAGGGGCCGTTCAAGGTCGAAGCGTTCGATGTACTCAAAAACGAGACCTCCGAAGGGGCACAGGCTCGTCGTGGACATTGTGGCCGCGAGCGAGCAGGATTTTGA